A genomic window from Flavobacterium hankyongi includes:
- the recO gene encoding DNA repair protein RecO, which yields MLVKTKAIVLSALKYQEKSLIVKCFTQSEGLKSYFVPSAFSTKKSSQRIAYFQPLNILEIEANHKNKGSLEHFKEVKISVPYQTLNLEIVKSTIVIFLSEVLHHAIKEEEKNESLFAFLETALIWLDTHDEIANFHLILLLEITKFLGFYPDDSQINFPFFDISEGHFALHQSMNCINMQETLLLKKLLELKFDSSQKFFTASERQILLKILLDYYVIHLVGFKKPKSLEVLKEVFS from the coding sequence ATGTTGGTAAAAACCAAAGCTATTGTTTTGAGTGCATTAAAATATCAGGAAAAATCACTGATAGTAAAGTGTTTTACACAATCAGAAGGGTTGAAGAGTTATTTCGTACCCAGTGCTTTTTCAACTAAAAAATCGAGTCAGCGAATTGCTTATTTTCAGCCGTTGAATATTCTTGAAATTGAAGCCAATCATAAAAATAAAGGATCATTAGAGCATTTTAAAGAAGTTAAGATTTCAGTTCCTTATCAAACATTAAATCTGGAAATAGTTAAAAGTACCATCGTTATTTTTCTTTCAGAAGTGTTGCATCATGCCATCAAAGAAGAAGAAAAAAACGAGTCGCTTTTTGCTTTTCTCGAAACCGCTTTGATTTGGTTAGATACTCATGATGAAATTGCTAATTTCCACCTTATTTTACTGCTTGAAATTACAAAATTTCTGGGGTTTTATCCTGATGACTCACAAATTAATTTTCCTTTTTTTGATATAAGCGAAGGGCATTTTGCTCTTCATCAATCCATGAACTGTATCAACATGCAGGAAACACTTTTGCTTAAAAAATTATTGGAATTAAAATTCGATAGTTCACAAAAATTTTTCACTGCTTCAGAACGTCAAATATTGCTTAAAATCCTTTTGGATTACTATGTAATTCACTTGGTTGGATTTAAAAAACCAAAGTCGCTGGAAGTATTAAAAGAAGTTTTTTCGTAA
- a CDS encoding 5-formyltetrahydrofolate cyclo-ligase, with amino-acid sequence MLKADLRTKYKALRKQLTFDEIMNDSLIIANHCIDLPIWDKTYFHLFLPIEKQKEINTEFILQILAGRDKEIVISKSNFEDLSMTHYLLTDNTTIKVNSYGIPEPVDGIEVPINKIEVIFVPLLAYDKKGNRVGYGKGFYDKFLSKCKTESIKIGLSYFDPEDVIDDIQDNDIKLDYCITPFGVIKF; translated from the coding sequence ATGTTAAAAGCTGATTTGCGAACAAAATACAAAGCATTAAGAAAGCAACTAACGTTTGATGAAATAATGAATGATAGTTTAATCATTGCTAATCATTGTATTGATTTACCCATTTGGGACAAGACTTACTTTCATTTGTTTTTACCTATAGAAAAGCAAAAAGAAATTAACACTGAATTTATTCTTCAAATTTTAGCTGGAAGAGATAAAGAAATAGTGATTTCAAAATCAAATTTTGAAGATTTGTCAATGACTCATTATTTATTGACAGATAATACAACAATAAAAGTCAACTCTTACGGAATTCCCGAACCTGTGGATGGCATTGAAGTACCTATAAACAAAATAGAAGTGATTTTTGTTCCTTTATTAGCTTATGATAAAAAAGGAAACCGTGTAGGATATGGCAAAGGCTTTTACGATAAATTTTTAAGCAAATGTAAAACAGAAAGTATCAAAATTGGGCTTTCCTATTTTGATCCTGAAGATGTTATTGATGATATACAAGATAATGATATAAAATTAGATTATTGTATAACACCCTTTGGAGTAATCAAGTTTTAG
- a CDS encoding lipoprotein signal peptidase: MNLKKAYLIVFLVLLIDQISKIYVKTHFVLHEEVGVFSWFKILFIENEGMAWGAEIPGAYGKIALTLFRILAVFGIGYWLWDSVRKSGSNLLIIAISLILAGAFGNIIDSVFYGRIFNDSSYEVATLFSKEPYGKWFYGKVVDMFYFPIIKDYPMPTWVPFLGGKNFTFFNAIFNIADVAISTGVGILIVFNKKAFGSKN; encoded by the coding sequence ATGAATTTAAAGAAAGCCTATCTAATCGTTTTTTTGGTTTTATTAATTGACCAAATATCCAAAATATATGTAAAAACACATTTTGTACTTCATGAAGAGGTTGGAGTATTTAGTTGGTTTAAAATTTTATTCATCGAAAACGAAGGTATGGCTTGGGGAGCTGAAATTCCAGGAGCTTATGGTAAAATTGCGTTAACACTATTTCGTATTCTTGCCGTTTTTGGTATTGGATACTGGTTGTGGGATTCGGTTAGAAAAAGCGGATCTAATCTTTTAATAATTGCGATTTCTTTAATTCTTGCTGGTGCTTTTGGTAATATTATAGATTCTGTTTTTTATGGTCGTATCTTTAATGACAGTTCATACGAAGTAGCAACTTTATTTTCAAAAGAACCATATGGAAAATGGTTTTATGGGAAAGTAGTGGATATGTTCTATTTCCCAATTATAAAGGATTATCCAATGCCAACATGGGTTCCGTTTTTAGGAGGTAAAAATTTCACTTTTTTCAATGCCATTTTTAATATTGCTGATGTAGCTATTTCTACCGGAGTAGGGATCTTGATTGTATTTAATAAAAAAGCATTTGGTTCAAAAAACTAA
- the ileS gene encoding isoleucine--tRNA ligase, protein MNFNEYKGLDLPTVASEVLDFWKKNNVFEQSVTSREGATPYVFFEGPPSANGLPGIHHVMARAIKDIFCRYKTQKGFQVKRKAGWDTHGLPVELGTEKELGITKEDIGKTISVTEYNEACKRTVMRYTDVWNDLTEKMGYWVDMEDPYVTYKSKYMESVWWLLKQIYNKDLLYKGYTIQPYSPKAGTGLSSHEVNQPGSYRDVTDTTIVAQFKAKDETLPSFLQGFGTIHFLAWTTTPWTLPSNTALTVGPKIDYVLVKTFNQYTFEPINVILAKTLVGKQFGNKTIDISSDTLFNKYLSESDSLQAYEEFLNGEINELTLRVKDATHPELVKERIDLLGKIRNKIPFKIIAEAKGADLVGIRYEQLLPWALPYQNPENAFRVISGDFVTTEDGTGIVHTAPTFGADDAKVAKEATPEVPPMLVLDENGNPVPLVDLQGKFVAQLGDFGGKYVKNEYYNDGEAPEKSVDVEIAIRLKEENKAFKVEKYVHSYPHCWRTDKPILYYPLDSWFIKVTEIKDRMFDLNETINWKPKATGEGRFGNWLKNANDWNLSRSRYWGIPLPIWRTEDKTEETCIGSVEELFNEIEKAVAAGFMTENPYKGFQIGNMEETNYYLVDLHKNIVDNIVLVSPSGKPMNRETDLIDVWFDSGAMPYAQWHYPFENKELIDGHQSFPADFIAEGVDQTRGWFYTLHAIGTLVFDQVAYKNVVSNGLVLDKNGQKMSKRLGNAVDPFTTLAEYGPDATRWYMISNANPWDNLKFDIEGVAEVRRKFFGTLYNTYSFFALYANIDGFKYAEAEVPLAERPEIDRWILSELHTLIQLVDEAYADYEPTKAARAISDFVQENLSNWYVRLCRRRFWKGEYGTDKIAAYQTLYTCLMTVAKLSAPIAPFFMDRLYKDLNAATNAEKYSSVHLAEFPNFVENFVDKSLESKMLKAQTVSSLVLSLRKKEMIKVRQPLQKVMIPVLDEVQRAEIEAVSDLIKAEVNVKEVQLLDDASGILVKQIKPNFKALGPKFGKDMNLISKGIQDFTQEQIAEIERNGEISIVISGNNVNLTTQDVEISSQDIEGWLVANSNGITVALDITISDELRKEGIARELVNRIQNIRKDSGFEVTDKIKVTMLKDGIIQQAIEANSDYIKSETLTEELVFTESIDNGTEIEFDELRTKILISK, encoded by the coding sequence ATGAATTTCAACGAATACAAAGGACTTGACTTGCCTACAGTGGCATCAGAAGTGCTTGATTTTTGGAAAAAAAACAATGTTTTTGAACAATCTGTAACTTCTCGTGAAGGAGCTACTCCGTATGTGTTTTTTGAAGGACCGCCTTCAGCAAACGGATTACCGGGTATTCACCACGTGATGGCGCGTGCGATTAAAGATATTTTTTGTCGTTACAAAACTCAAAAAGGTTTCCAAGTAAAGCGCAAAGCGGGCTGGGATACGCACGGTTTGCCTGTTGAATTAGGAACCGAAAAAGAATTAGGCATCACTAAAGAAGATATCGGAAAAACGATTTCGGTAACTGAATACAACGAAGCGTGTAAGCGCACCGTTATGCGTTATACTGACGTATGGAATGACCTTACGGAAAAAATGGGGTATTGGGTAGATATGGAAGATCCGTATGTAACTTACAAATCGAAATATATGGAATCGGTTTGGTGGTTACTAAAACAGATTTATAACAAAGATTTGTTGTACAAAGGATATACCATCCAACCGTATTCGCCAAAAGCGGGAACAGGTTTGTCTTCTCACGAAGTAAATCAACCAGGTTCCTATCGTGATGTAACGGATACTACAATTGTAGCGCAGTTTAAAGCCAAAGACGAAACTTTACCAAGTTTCTTACAAGGTTTTGGAACCATTCATTTCTTGGCTTGGACAACAACTCCTTGGACATTGCCATCAAATACTGCATTAACCGTTGGTCCTAAAATCGATTATGTTTTAGTAAAAACGTTCAATCAATATACATTCGAACCTATCAATGTAATTCTTGCTAAAACATTAGTAGGAAAACAGTTTGGTAATAAAACAATAGATATTTCAAGTGATACTTTGTTTAATAAATATTTGTCTGAAAGTGATTCATTACAAGCTTATGAAGAGTTTTTAAATGGAGAAATAAATGAATTAACACTTCGAGTAAAAGATGCAACTCATCCTGAATTAGTCAAGGAAAGAATTGATCTTTTAGGAAAAATAAGAAATAAAATACCTTTTAAGATTATTGCAGAAGCAAAAGGTGCTGATTTGGTAGGAATTCGTTACGAACAATTATTGCCTTGGGCGTTACCATACCAAAATCCTGAAAATGCATTCAGAGTAATTTCGGGAGATTTCGTTACTACCGAAGATGGTACGGGTATCGTTCACACGGCACCGACTTTTGGAGCGGATGATGCTAAAGTAGCAAAAGAAGCGACTCCAGAAGTACCACCAATGTTGGTATTGGATGAAAATGGAAATCCGGTTCCTCTAGTTGACTTACAAGGAAAATTTGTTGCGCAATTAGGTGATTTTGGAGGGAAGTACGTAAAGAATGAATACTACAATGATGGTGAAGCACCTGAAAAATCAGTAGACGTTGAAATCGCGATTCGTTTAAAAGAAGAAAACAAAGCCTTTAAGGTTGAAAAATACGTCCACAGTTACCCACATTGTTGGAGAACCGACAAACCAATTTTATACTATCCATTAGATTCTTGGTTCATCAAAGTAACCGAAATCAAAGATAGAATGTTCGACTTAAACGAAACCATCAACTGGAAACCAAAAGCTACAGGAGAAGGTCGTTTCGGAAATTGGTTGAAAAATGCCAACGATTGGAATTTGTCACGTTCTAGATATTGGGGAATTCCTTTACCAATTTGGAGAACAGAAGATAAAACCGAAGAAACCTGTATTGGTTCTGTAGAAGAATTATTCAACGAAATTGAAAAAGCGGTTGCTGCTGGTTTCATGACTGAAAATCCATACAAAGGATTCCAAATCGGAAATATGGAAGAAACAAATTACTATTTAGTTGATTTACACAAAAATATTGTAGATAACATCGTTTTAGTTTCGCCATCAGGTAAACCAATGAATCGCGAAACGGATTTAATTGATGTTTGGTTCGATTCAGGCGCAATGCCTTATGCACAATGGCATTATCCTTTTGAAAACAAGGAATTAATTGATGGTCATCAATCATTCCCTGCTGATTTCATTGCAGAAGGAGTAGATCAAACGCGTGGTTGGTTCTATACCTTGCACGCCATCGGAACGTTGGTCTTTGATCAAGTAGCTTATAAAAATGTAGTATCAAACGGTTTAGTGCTAGACAAAAACGGACAAAAAATGTCAAAACGTCTAGGAAATGCGGTTGATCCATTCACCACTTTGGCTGAATACGGTCCAGATGCTACGCGTTGGTACATGATTTCTAATGCAAATCCATGGGATAACTTAAAGTTTGATATAGAAGGAGTGGCAGAAGTACGTCGTAAATTCTTTGGAACATTGTATAATACGTATTCGTTCTTTGCGTTATATGCGAACATTGACGGATTTAAATATGCTGAAGCAGAAGTGCCATTGGCTGAAAGACCTGAAATTGACCGTTGGATTTTGTCTGAATTACACACGTTAATCCAATTGGTTGATGAAGCCTATGCCGATTATGAACCAACCAAAGCGGCTCGTGCTATTTCTGATTTCGTTCAGGAAAACTTGAGTAACTGGTACGTGCGTTTATGTCGTCGTAGATTCTGGAAAGGGGAGTACGGAACAGATAAAATTGCGGCCTATCAAACGCTTTACACGTGCTTAATGACCGTTGCAAAATTATCGGCGCCAATCGCTCCGTTCTTTATGGATAGATTGTATAAGGACTTAAATGCGGCTACAAATGCCGAAAAATATAGTAGTGTACACTTAGCGGAGTTTCCAAATTTTGTTGAAAATTTTGTTGATAAATCGCTGGAAAGCAAAATGTTGAAAGCACAAACGGTTTCATCATTGGTGTTGTCACTTCGTAAAAAGGAGATGATAAAAGTACGTCAACCATTGCAAAAGGTAATGATTCCGGTACTTGACGAAGTACAACGTGCAGAAATTGAGGCAGTTTCTGATCTTATAAAAGCAGAAGTAAACGTTAAAGAAGTACAGCTTTTAGACGATGCTTCGGGCATATTAGTGAAGCAAATTAAACCAAATTTTAAAGCTTTAGGGCCAAAATTTGGAAAGGATATGAATCTGATTTCCAAAGGAATACAGGATTTTACACAAGAACAAATCGCAGAAATAGAGCGAAACGGTGAGATTTCTATTGTTATTTCAGGAAATAATGTTAATTTAACAACTCAAGATGTGGAAATTTCTTCACAAGATATTGAGGGTTGGTTGGTTGCTAATTCAAACGGTATAACAGTAGCATTGGATATAACAATTTCCGATGAATTAAGAAAAGAAGGTATCGCTAGGGAATTAGTAAATAGAATCCAAAATATCCGCAAAGATTCTGGTTTTGAAGTAACTGATAAAATTAAAGTTACCATGCTTAAAGATGGTATAATTCAGCAAGCGATAGAAGCTAATTCAGATTACATCAAATCAGAAACTTTAACAGAGGAACTTGTTTTCACAGAAAGTATCGATAATGGTACGGAAATTGAGTTTGATGAACTAAGAACTAAAATATTAATTTCAAAGTAG
- a CDS encoding pyridoxal phosphate-dependent decarboxylase family protein, whose amino-acid sequence MITWKKLSQEERQERIEKALLENVNFSNDASLGYPASKLDNKVFYSDASFLKDAPTLKTYVANPNHIGCHTIGSSEKAFSGTQEIEREVLKVLAVDIFKAKPESYDGYIAPGGTEANIQAIWMYRNLFMNIYGASLNEITIVASEDTHYSIPKAANLLMLDRIQVPVDFETRKIKKSELESLLIEAKQNGKKYFIIVSNMGTTMFGAVDDPEDYISVLEKHQLIYKLHIDAAYGGFVYPFSNKNNSINFSNPKISSITIDAHKMLQAPYGTGVFICRKGLIENVLTKEAEYVEGMDLTLCGSRSGSNAVSVWMILFTYGPFGWFEKVSVLQMRTNWLCEQLKSLSVPYFREPNMNIVTIPSKYISKNLEEKYDLVPQKHDENNKWYKIVIMDHVEVDHLSTFISDLKENLHVKS is encoded by the coding sequence AATGATGCTTCTTTGGGTTATCCAGCGTCAAAATTAGATAACAAAGTATTTTACAGCGACGCTTCTTTTCTTAAAGATGCACCAACTTTAAAAACCTATGTTGCTAATCCAAATCATATTGGTTGCCATACCATAGGTTCTTCCGAAAAAGCTTTTAGTGGTACACAAGAAATTGAGAGAGAGGTGCTGAAAGTTTTAGCAGTAGACATTTTTAAAGCAAAGCCAGAAAGTTATGATGGTTATATAGCTCCAGGAGGTACAGAGGCTAATATTCAAGCCATTTGGATGTATCGCAATTTATTCATGAACATTTATGGTGCATCTTTGAACGAAATTACCATTGTCGCTTCAGAAGACACTCATTATTCCATTCCAAAGGCAGCTAACTTATTAATGTTAGATAGAATTCAAGTTCCTGTTGATTTTGAAACAAGAAAAATTAAAAAATCGGAATTAGAAAGTTTACTTATTGAAGCAAAACAAAACGGCAAGAAATATTTTATAATTGTTTCTAACATGGGAACCACAATGTTTGGTGCTGTTGATGACCCAGAAGATTATATTTCGGTGTTAGAAAAACATCAATTAATTTATAAACTTCATATTGACGCTGCTTATGGTGGTTTTGTTTATCCGTTCAGCAATAAAAATAATTCGATTAACTTTAGTAATCCTAAAATTAGCTCCATAACAATTGATGCTCACAAAATGTTACAAGCTCCTTATGGAACAGGTGTTTTTATTTGTAGAAAAGGACTAATTGAAAACGTTTTAACTAAAGAAGCCGAGTATGTAGAAGGAATGGATTTAACTCTTTGTGGAAGTCGAAGTGGTTCTAATGCTGTTTCAGTTTGGATGATCTTGTTTACTTATGGTCCTTTTGGCTGGTTTGAAAAAGTAAGCGTTCTACAAATGCGTACCAACTGGTTGTGTGAACAATTGAAATCGTTAAGTGTTCCTTACTTTAGAGAACCAAATATGAATATTGTGACAATTCCATCTAAATATATCTCTAAAAATTTAGAAGAAAAGTATGATTTGGTTCCTCAAAAACATGATGAAAACAATAAATGGTATAAAATTGTAATAATGGATCACGTAGAAGTCGATCATTTAAGTACTTTTATATCCGATTTAAAAGAAAATTTACATGTTAAAAGCTGA
- a CDS encoding TraR/DksA family transcriptional regulator, which yields MVEEQIRYSDADLAEFKELIQKKLEKAKNDLDLIKSAYLNDLNNGTDDTSPTFKAFEEGSETMSKEANSQLAIRQEKFIRDLKNALIRIENKTYGICKVTGKLINKERLKLVPHATMSIEAKNLQR from the coding sequence ATGGTAGAAGAACAAATTAGATATTCTGATGCTGATTTAGCAGAATTCAAAGAATTGATCCAAAAGAAGTTAGAAAAAGCTAAAAATGATTTGGACTTAATCAAGAGTGCTTACCTTAATGATTTGAATAACGGTACCGATGATACATCACCAACATTCAAAGCGTTTGAAGAAGGAAGCGAGACAATGTCTAAGGAAGCCAACTCACAGTTAGCAATTCGTCAGGAGAAATTTATTCGTGATTTGAAAAATGCTTTAATCCGTATTGAGAATAAAACCTACGGGATTTGTAAAGTAACAGGAAAACTTATAAATAAAGAAAGATTAAAACTGGTTCCTCATGCCACTATGAGTATCGAAGCAAAGAACTTGCAACGTTAA